The genomic interval TTCTAAATGTCTTTTTCGTAACGTTTTAAGAATAGTCATACCGTCCAACTCAGGTAGCATCATATCAAGGATGATTATTTCGTAGCTACCAAGCAACGCCATACTCAATCCCTCAGAGCCAGTGCCAGCAGTATCGACTGAATAGCCCAATTTTTCCAAGCCTAAGCTCAAACTGTTTCTCAATGATAAAGAGTCTTCTATCAGAAGTATTCTCATAATTTGAATGTCAATTTTAAAGTTATTTGAGTATACCTTCTCAACCTTAGGATTTGCTGAAGAAGCTATTGAAAAGGTGCTT from Thermodesulfobacteriota bacterium carries:
- a CDS encoding response regulator, with product MLKEPRIRRLTISTFSIASSANPKVEKVYSNNFKIDIQIMRILLIEDSLSLRNSLSLGLEKLGYSVDTAGTGSEGLSMALLGSYEIIILDMMLPELDGMTILKTLRKRHLE